From one Candidatus Liberimonas magnetica genomic stretch:
- the dnaJ gene encoding molecular chaperone DnaJ — MADKKDYYEILGVSKGASPDELKSAYRKLALKYHPDKNPDNKDSESRLKEINEAYEILNDPKKRQMYDQFGHAGVGTAPPPPGSGPEGYGDFSGYGDFSSVGDIFGDFIGDIFSGGQRRTSGQRVRRGSDLRYDLELSLLDAAKGIEMPIEVARSEVCSQCDGSGAKPGTSAKTCPQCKGSGQVRHNQGFFSFSQTCPQCHGEGKVITSPCPACRGTGSKKGSNRITVRIPPGVDEGTSLRVAGAGNVPGKNGVPGDLYVVIYLKKDPNFVREHDNLFSELKITFPEAVFGGEFDVRTLEGKIKLKIPAGTQAGTTFRVHGEGFPRLNKRGKGDLFVKMTVDVPKNLTDQQKHALREYARSIGIKEAANPNIFKKVFGGN, encoded by the coding sequence ATGGCAGATAAAAAAGATTACTATGAAATTCTTGGTGTAAGCAAAGGCGCAAGCCCTGACGAGCTCAAAAGCGCTTACAGGAAACTTGCGCTTAAATACCATCCTGATAAAAATCCCGATAATAAAGATTCCGAGTCAAGGCTGAAAGAAATAAACGAGGCATATGAAATATTGAATGACCCGAAGAAAAGGCAGATGTACGATCAATTCGGCCATGCCGGGGTTGGTACTGCTCCGCCTCCTCCGGGATCAGGACCTGAAGGGTACGGTGATTTCAGCGGGTATGGCGATTTTTCTTCCGTAGGTGATATTTTCGGAGATTTTATAGGAGATATCTTTAGCGGAGGGCAAAGAAGAACCAGCGGGCAGCGTGTAAGGCGAGGTTCTGATCTAAGGTATGACCTTGAATTAAGCCTGCTTGATGCGGCAAAAGGTATTGAAATGCCGATAGAGGTTGCCAGGAGCGAGGTCTGCTCTCAATGCGACGGTTCCGGCGCCAAGCCCGGGACGTCGGCTAAAACCTGCCCTCAATGTAAGGGAAGCGGACAGGTCAGGCATAATCAGGGATTCTTTTCGTTTTCGCAAACCTGCCCGCAATGCCATGGTGAAGGTAAAGTAATTACGTCACCCTGCCCGGCCTGCCGTGGAACAGGCAGTAAAAAAGGATCGAACAGAATAACAGTACGAATCCCTCCCGGCGTGGATGAAGGTACTTCTTTAAGGGTAGCAGGAGCAGGAAATGTTCCTGGAAAAAACGGCGTTCCCGGAGACCTGTATGTAGTTATCTACCTTAAGAAAGACCCTAATTTTGTAAGGGAGCATGACAACTTATTTTCGGAATTAAAAATTACTTTTCCTGAGGCTGTTTTCGGAGGAGAGTTCGATGTGCGTACGCTTGAAGGCAAGATAAAACTCAAGATTCCCGCAGGTACCCAGGCGGGCACGACTTTCAGGGTACACGGTGAAGGGTTCCCCAGGTTAAACAAAAGAGGAAAAGGCGACTTGTTCGTTAAAATGACCGTAGATGTCCCGAAAAACCTGACTGACCAGCAGAAACATGCTTTACGCGAATATGCAAGAAGCATCGGTATAAAAGAAGCCGCCAATCCAAACATATTTAAAAAAGTCTTCGGCGGAAATTAA
- the dnaK gene encoding molecular chaperone DnaK — MAKIIGIDLGTSNSAAAVMEGGKATMIPSAEGTTLGGKAFPSYVAFTKDGQLLVGEPARRQAVTNNEGTVTAFKRRMGEDYKYQIHGKEYTPQQLSAFVLQKIKRDAEAYLGETISKAVITVPAYFNDHQRQATKDAGAIAGLEVVRLVNEPTAAALSYGIDKAGNNQKILVFDLGGGTLDVTIMEMGAEGTFEVLSTSGDTKLGGTDMDNSIIDYLAEEFRKETGIDLRKDKMAMQRLKEAGEKAKIELSNVLETDLNLPFITADASGPKHLTMKLTRATLEKLVAPIVDRCNISIDTALKDAKLSHDQISKIILVGGPTRMPIVQKFVEDHAGKKVEHGIDPMECVSTGAAIQAAVLTGEVKDILLLDVTPLTLGVETLGGVRTAIIDRNSKIPTAKSQVFSTAADNQPAVEIHVLQGERPMAKDNVSLGRFHLEGIPPAPRGVPQIEVKFDIDANGILHVNAKDLGTGKEQSIRITSSTKLSKDEVEKYVKEAEKFSDEDKKRKEEIEVKNETDSLIYATEKSLKEHGDKIAQDERLKIEQALNEAKDAIKGDSIDAMKKAKDNLTGAAHKLAEAVYKEAQAKQQQGAGVRDKGTEQQGQQQNDQGPQAGATGPQQGNVVDAEVVDEEKK; from the coding sequence ATGGCTAAGATAATAGGAATAGATTTAGGAACTTCAAATTCTGCTGCTGCAGTTATGGAAGGCGGGAAGGCAACGATGATACCTTCGGCTGAAGGCACGACATTAGGAGGGAAGGCTTTTCCTTCGTATGTTGCTTTCACAAAAGACGGGCAGCTGCTTGTAGGAGAGCCCGCAAGAAGGCAGGCTGTTACTAACAACGAAGGGACAGTAACGGCTTTTAAAAGAAGAATGGGAGAAGATTACAAATACCAAATTCACGGCAAGGAATATACACCCCAGCAGTTATCGGCATTCGTACTGCAGAAGATAAAACGTGATGCAGAAGCTTACTTGGGCGAAACTATATCCAAGGCAGTAATAACTGTTCCTGCATATTTTAACGATCACCAGAGGCAGGCTACAAAAGACGCGGGAGCCATAGCGGGGCTTGAAGTGGTTCGCCTTGTCAATGAACCCACTGCGGCTGCATTGTCCTACGGTATTGATAAAGCCGGGAACAATCAGAAGATACTCGTATTCGACCTGGGCGGCGGGACCCTTGATGTTACAATCATGGAAATGGGGGCTGAAGGGACGTTTGAGGTTTTGTCGACTTCCGGTGATACAAAGCTCGGCGGTACCGATATGGACAACTCTATAATAGATTATTTAGCCGAAGAGTTCCGCAAGGAAACCGGCATAGACCTGCGTAAAGACAAGATGGCTATGCAGCGCTTAAAAGAAGCCGGAGAAAAGGCAAAGATCGAGCTTTCAAATGTTCTTGAAACCGACCTTAACCTGCCGTTTATCACAGCGGATGCTTCAGGCCCGAAACATTTGACCATGAAGCTTACTCGTGCGACACTTGAAAAACTTGTTGCACCAATAGTAGACCGCTGCAATATATCGATCGATACAGCTTTAAAGGATGCAAAACTTTCGCATGACCAGATAAGCAAGATCATTCTGGTAGGCGGCCCGACACGCATGCCTATAGTCCAGAAATTCGTTGAAGACCATGCAGGAAAGAAAGTAGAGCACGGGATAGACCCTATGGAATGTGTTTCTACCGGAGCTGCCATACAGGCGGCGGTTCTGACCGGGGAAGTAAAGGACATACTGCTTCTTGACGTTACTCCTTTAACTCTCGGAGTGGAAACCTTGGGCGGCGTAAGGACTGCGATAATCGACAGGAACTCTAAGATACCTACGGCAAAGTCGCAGGTTTTTTCAACTGCAGCCGATAACCAGCCTGCTGTTGAGATACATGTGCTTCAGGGAGAGCGGCCCATGGCGAAAGACAACGTTTCGCTCGGCCGGTTTCATCTCGAAGGAATTCCGCCCGCTCCGAGGGGTGTGCCTCAGATAGAGGTAAAGTTCGATATTGACGCCAACGGGATCCTGCACGTAAATGCAAAAGACCTGGGCACAGGCAAGGAACAATCTATAAGAATAACTTCTTCAACAAAGCTTTCCAAGGATGAAGTTGAAAAATACGTAAAGGAAGCAGAGAAGTTCTCGGATGAGGACAAAAAAAGAAAAGAAGAGATAGAAGTAAAAAATGAGACGGATTCGCTTATCTATGCTACTGAAAAAAGTTTAAAAGAGCATGGAGACAAGATAGCCCAGGACGAGCGTTTAAAGATAGAACAAGCTTTAAACGAAGCAAAAGATGCCATAAAAGGCGACAGTATCGATGCTATGAAGAAAGCCAAAGATAACCTCACGGGCGCTGCGCATAAACTTGCAGAAGCTGTCTATAAGGAAGCACAGGCAAAACAACAACAGGGGGCAGGGGTAAGGGATAAAGGTACAGAACAACAAGGACAGCAACAAAATGACCAAGGCCCACAAGCTGGTGCGACAGGCCCTCAACAGGGTAATGTTGTGGATGCTGAAGTGGTTGATGAAGAGAAAAAATAA
- a CDS encoding nucleotide exchange factor GrpE produces MSKLDDPNINNENIEADYDTSRDEKLSELEILRQSVEENKKKAEDYYDQLLRLKAEFENYRNRMEKEKQTHRLWGKEEILLKQIDLLDVIEQAYESMNSNASPESIKKGLELIKIEFSKMLSSEGIKEIESLGQKFDPNFHEAIEQLETKEEEEGKILGVMQKGYMFGGRMIRPARVKVAKNQTADHRPQI; encoded by the coding sequence TTGTCAAAACTTGATGATCCAAATATCAATAATGAAAATATAGAAGCTGATTATGATACGAGCCGTGATGAAAAGCTGTCTGAACTAGAGATATTAAGGCAGTCAGTGGAAGAAAACAAAAAGAAAGCAGAAGATTATTATGACCAGCTCTTAAGGCTTAAGGCAGAATTTGAAAATTACAGGAACCGCATGGAAAAAGAGAAACAGACTCACAGGCTGTGGGGCAAGGAAGAAATATTGTTAAAACAGATTGACCTGCTGGATGTTATCGAACAGGCTTATGAAAGTATGAACAGCAATGCAAGCCCTGAAAGCATTAAAAAGGGGCTTGAATTGATAAAAATAGAGTTTTCAAAAATGCTTTCCAGCGAGGGCATAAAAGAGATTGAAAGTTTGGGGCAGAAGTTCGACCCGAACTTCCATGAAGCTATCGAACAGCTGGAAACCAAAGAAGAGGAGGAAGGAAAGATTCTGGGAGTAATGCAGAAGGGTTATATGTTCGGCGGCCGTATGATAAGGCCGGCAAGGGTAAAAGTAGCAAAAAACCAGACCGCAGACCACAGACCACAGATATGA
- the hrcA gene encoding heat-inducible transcriptional repressor HrcA: protein MRHLDPEVSSDRKKKILQAIIHHYIKTGKPVGSNIITEEYSFGLSPATIRNLMAELEEEGYLSHPHTSAGRLPTDRGYRSYVDSLIELQKLIIDEEDRARQEYHGRIKELSDLLSQTSRALSSLSNYSGFVIAPKIESSTLKYIELAQVSEKQLLVILVTSTGLVKHKIIEAGVPKEQLSRLNTILNENLRDHSVLNVKQEIFNLLEEFEREEKDVIAIAKNLSRHIFDIDTDENMYLEGTSNVLGLPEFHDYESMKCMLSLSEDKDRLMQVLNDKLTEKDISVLIGSETQCKDLQHLSVVSSIYKDGNKPVGILGIIGPKRMEYQKMMALVGAVSKIVNKLLSKVGG, encoded by the coding sequence ATGAGGCATTTAGACCCGGAAGTATCAAGTGACAGGAAAAAGAAAATACTTCAGGCTATTATCCATCACTATATAAAGACTGGAAAGCCTGTCGGCTCAAATATTATTACTGAAGAATACAGTTTTGGCCTGTCTCCTGCTACCATCAGAAACCTTATGGCAGAACTTGAAGAAGAAGGGTATTTGAGCCATCCCCATACTTCGGCTGGAAGATTACCGACAGATAGAGGGTACAGGTCCTATGTTGATTCTTTAATAGAGCTGCAGAAGCTCATAATAGATGAAGAAGACAGGGCAAGGCAGGAGTATCACGGCCGTATCAAGGAACTGAGCGACCTTTTGTCTCAGACTTCCCGTGCACTTTCATCTTTGTCGAATTATTCAGGGTTTGTGATAGCTCCTAAAATAGAGAGCAGTACGCTGAAATATATTGAATTGGCGCAAGTCTCGGAAAAACAACTGCTTGTTATTCTAGTTACAAGTACAGGCCTTGTAAAACATAAGATAATAGAAGCCGGAGTGCCGAAAGAACAGCTGTCAAGATTAAATACCATATTAAATGAAAACTTAAGAGACCATAGCGTATTAAATGTCAAGCAAGAGATATTCAACTTGCTGGAAGAATTTGAAAGAGAGGAAAAAGATGTGATCGCAATAGCAAAAAACTTGAGCAGGCATATCTTTGACATAGATACAGATGAGAATATGTACCTGGAAGGCACAAGCAATGTGCTCGGCCTTCCAGAGTTCCATGACTATGAATCTATGAAATGCATGCTAAGTTTGAGCGAAGACAAAGACCGGTTAATGCAGGTCTTAAATGATAAACTTACTGAAAAAGATATAAGCGTACTGATAGGCTCTGAAACGCAATGTAAAGACCTGCAGCACCTTAGCGTTGTTAGTTCAATATATAAAGACGGCAATAAACCAGTCGGCATACTCGGCATCATAGGCCCAAAAAGGATGGAATACCAGAAAATGATGGCGCTTGTAGGCGCAGTGTCAAAAATAGTAAATAAACTGCTTTCCAAGGTGGGAGGATAA
- a CDS encoding glycosyltransferase family 2 protein has product MKKTLVLLTYNEIAGVKTLFDKIPFSSVDDYFVVDGGSTDGTVEYFKDRKVKVVGQEIKGRAEAFRIGIKEAVGEAVVFHSPDGNEDPQDIPKLLDLIENGSDMAIASRFLPGSRNEEDEEFFPLRAWANRCFTLIANLLWNKGKYITDTINGYRAVKKSAFEKIKMDAQGFLVEYQMSIRSMKLGLKVSEIPTIEGNRIGGESKSKSIPTGLLFIKYLIKEYFLGNNY; this is encoded by the coding sequence TTGAAAAAAACCCTGGTACTTCTAACTTACAATGAGATTGCAGGTGTAAAGACACTGTTCGATAAGATACCTTTTTCGTCTGTTGACGACTATTTTGTAGTGGACGGCGGCTCTACGGACGGGACAGTTGAATACTTTAAAGATAGGAAAGTAAAAGTTGTGGGCCAAGAGATAAAAGGCAGGGCAGAAGCCTTCAGGATAGGAATAAAAGAAGCGGTTGGCGAGGCTGTGGTTTTCCATAGTCCGGACGGCAATGAAGACCCTCAAGATATTCCAAAGTTGTTAGACCTTATAGAAAATGGATCTGATATGGCAATTGCATCACGCTTTCTGCCTGGCTCGCGAAATGAAGAAGACGAAGAGTTTTTTCCTTTAAGGGCCTGGGCCAATAGATGTTTTACCTTAATTGCAAACCTGCTGTGGAATAAGGGCAAATATATCACGGATACTATCAATGGCTATAGAGCGGTTAAGAAATCTGCATTTGAAAAAATCAAGATGGATGCTCAGGGTTTTTTGGTCGAATACCAGATGTCTATCAGGTCTATGAAGCTCGGCCTGAAAGTAAGCGAGATCCCTACAATAGAGGGGAACAGAATCGGAGGAGAAAGTAAATCTAAGTCCATCCCGACCGGTCTCTTGTTTATAAAATATTTGATAAAAGAATACTTTTTGGGAAATAATTATTAA
- a CDS encoding B12-binding domain-containing radical SAM protein — MSNITFVYSGFESLGVEYLSSYLRSFGHSVSLVFDPQLFKDDFSNIGNSVFADRTSRLKDILISEVIDSEPDLVAFSAVTDQYRWALDFAKDIKEKREDLPVIFGGIHPTSVPDIVIKNPEVDIVCVGEGEEAFLELVNSLDDYKKKRNLTIKNLWFKKDGQIYKNPVRDLNQELDRLPFPDKDLFYDKLPAFKLQYNLLTGRGCPYRCSYCCNNFLYKTYKDRGRYLRRRGVANVIEELRSAKQKYKFPLVFIRDEVFIYDIKWLREFAKEYRKEINIPFKCFAHPSVSSAEVVYELKEAGCIYVSMGIQSANEQSRKSVLFRTDTNAQIESAMALFHKAGIKVNIDHIAGIPGEGEKEMAEAAGFYSKIRPDVVTYFWLTLYPRTEMVDIFKARRLATEDEITKIEEGLGSSDFMGGSVSAEKKKTFLEFRSLLCYIPLLPEFIVKIILKYKLYRFMAIKSIFLSSLLPRLLLAPFNNDIRAWVAEIGYNIGKIKYVKNKLR; from the coding sequence ATGTCTAATATAACTTTTGTCTATTCAGGATTTGAATCTTTGGGCGTTGAATACCTGTCTTCATACCTCCGCTCTTTCGGGCATTCAGTTTCGCTTGTCTTTGACCCGCAGCTTTTTAAGGATGATTTTTCTAATATAGGAAACTCGGTATTTGCTGACAGGACAAGCCGCCTAAAGGACATACTTATTTCCGAGGTTATTGATTCAGAGCCTGACCTTGTGGCGTTCTCGGCCGTAACGGACCAGTACAGGTGGGCTCTTGATTTTGCTAAAGACATAAAAGAAAAAAGAGAAGACCTGCCGGTGATCTTTGGCGGGATCCATCCGACAAGTGTTCCGGATATCGTGATAAAAAATCCTGAAGTAGATATTGTGTGCGTCGGGGAAGGCGAGGAGGCATTCCTTGAACTTGTCAATTCCCTTGACGACTACAAGAAAAAAAGAAATCTGACTATAAAAAATCTTTGGTTTAAAAAAGACGGGCAAATATACAAAAATCCCGTAAGGGACTTAAACCAGGAGCTTGACCGCCTGCCTTTTCCTGACAAAGACCTTTTTTATGACAAGCTTCCTGCATTTAAACTGCAGTATAATTTGCTGACCGGAAGAGGATGCCCGTACCGCTGTTCCTACTGCTGCAATAATTTTCTTTATAAAACCTACAAAGACCGCGGCAGGTATTTAAGAAGGCGGGGTGTGGCAAATGTCATTGAAGAACTCAGGAGCGCAAAACAAAAATATAAGTTTCCGCTGGTCTTTATAAGAGATGAGGTCTTCATATACGATATAAAATGGCTGAGAGAGTTTGCCAAGGAATATAGAAAAGAGATAAACATTCCCTTCAAGTGTTTTGCACACCCTTCCGTATCCAGCGCTGAGGTCGTATATGAGCTTAAAGAAGCGGGATGTATATATGTTTCAATGGGTATCCAGAGCGCTAACGAGCAATCCCGCAAGTCCGTTCTTTTTAGGACAGATACGAACGCTCAGATAGAATCTGCCATGGCACTTTTCCACAAAGCCGGCATAAAAGTAAACATTGACCATATAGCCGGTATCCCGGGTGAAGGCGAAAAAGAAATGGCCGAAGCGGCCGGGTTTTATAGTAAGATAAGGCCTGACGTCGTAACTTATTTCTGGCTGACCCTTTATCCGCGTACTGAGATGGTAGATATTTTTAAAGCCAGGCGCCTTGCAACTGAAGATGAAATAACAAAAATAGAAGAGGGCCTGGGCTCAAGTGATTTTATGGGCGGTAGTGTAAGCGCAGAAAAAAAGAAAACATTTTTAGAGTTCAGGTCCCTGCTCTGTTATATACCTCTATTGCCTGAATTTATAGTTAAAATTATTTTAAAATATAAATTATACAGGTTCATGGCAATAAAATCTATTTTCTTAAGTTCGCTCCTGCCGAGGTTGCTGCTGGCGCCTTTTAATAACGATATCCGCGCCTGGGTAGCCGAAATCGGGTATAATATAGGCAAGATAAAGTATGTGAAGAATAAATTGAGATAG